A stretch of the Rosa rugosa chromosome 5, drRosRugo1.1, whole genome shotgun sequence genome encodes the following:
- the LOC133709575 gene encoding protein HOTHEAD-like isoform X1 — protein sequence MVMGFSLHLLLLFVHLATCSSGQTFPYMTSNVEEVSGRSFDYIVVGGGAAGCPLAATLSEKFSVLLVERGGSPYGDPYILELKYYGYPFLVSDEYTSAAQRFVSTDGVPNFRGRVLGGSAAINGGYYGRASKDFVKKVGWDNEEVRDAYEWVESRIISKPDHLTPWSHATAFSFVEAGILPYNGFSLEHIQGTKIGATSFDNKGRRHLPADLLPAGNPSKITVLLNATVDKVIFQRTRKHGTRDEKIARGIRFIKSDGSSNQTYEAYLNQPDNSGSWGDVILSAGALGSPQILLLSGIGPQQHLKNFGIPLVLNLKGVGEGMQDNAAIELFVNYNPQNPTPEHSKAAGIADDFKIITEAGIVPISLNGTTVSYFIGKIAFPESVGKLELNSTDPRANPSVTFNYLSTEKDLAECVKMTQLLELALRSKSIASFVGSNEYRNKPMPTEDELQELCKTTVGTFYHYHGGCTVGSVVDKNYRVYGVKGLRVIDGSTFLDSPGTNPMATVLMLGRYQGLKILEERKNA from the exons ATGGTGATGGGGTTTTCATTGCATCTGTTGCTTCTATTTGTTCACTTGGCTACATGTTCTTCGGGGCAAACATTCCCCTATATGACTTCAAATGTCGAAGAAGTATCCGGTAGGTCCTTCGACTACATTGTGGTCGGCGGAGGCGCTGCCGGCTGCCCCCTAGCTGCAACTTTGTCTGAGAAATTCTCAGTGCTGTTGGTGGAACGAGGTGGCTCGCCTTACGGAGACCCCTACATCTTAGAGTTGAAGTACTACGGATACCCATTTCTCGTAAGTGATGAATATACATCAGCTGCACAAAGGTTTGTCTCCACAGATGGTGTCCCCAATTTCAGAGGAAGAGTGCTAGGAGGATCAGCTGCTATCAATGGTGGGTATTACGGCAGAGCAAGTAAGGATTTTGTCAAAAAGGTTGGTTGGGATAATGAGGAAGTAAGGGATGCTTATGAATGGGTGGAATCTAGAATCATCTCTAAACCTGATCATTTGACTCCATGGTCGCATGCTACTGCGTTCAGCTTTGTTGAAGCTGGAATTCTCCCCTATAATGGTTTCAGTTTGGAGCATATTCAGGGAACAAAAATTGGTGCTACTTCGTTCGATAACAAGGGAAGAAGACACTTACCAGCTGATCTTCTACCGGCAGGAAATCCAAGCAAGATCACAGTTCTCTTGAATGCAACTGTAGACAAAGTTATCTTTCAAAGAACTCGTAAGCATG GTACCAGAGATGAGAAGATAGCTCGAGGTATAAGATTCATCAAGAGCGATGGCAGCTCAAACCAGACTTATGAAGCTTACCTCAACCAGCCAGACAACTCGGGTTCATGGGGTGATGTGATACTATCAGCAGGAGCTTTAGGCAGCCCTCAGATTTTGTTGTTAAGTGGCATTGGCCCTCAACAACACCTAAAAAACTTTGGAATCCCGCTCGTACTCAACTTGAAGGGAGTAGGAGAAGGAATGCAAGACAATGCTGCTATTGAACTCTTCGTCAACTACAACCCACAAAATCCAACACCAGAACATTCCAAAGCTGCTGGTATAGCAGATGACTTCAAAATCATAACCGAGGCAGGAATCGTACCTATTAGCTTGAATGGAACAACTGTCAGCTATTTCATTGGCAAAATTGCCTTCCCAGAATCCGTAGGGAAGCTTGAACTCAACAGCACTGACCCAAGAGCAAACCCATCAGTGACATTCAACTACCTATCAACCGAGAAAGACTTGGCAGAATGTGTGAAGATGACCCAGCTGCTTGAGCTAGCTTTAAGGTCCAAATCAATTGCTTCCTTCGTGGGTTCGAATGAATACCGAAACAAGCCGATGCCTACTGAAGACGAGCTCCAGGAACTCTGCAAGACGACTGTCGGTACCTTCTACCACTACCATGGTGGTTGCACTGTGGGGTCAGTGGTCGACAAGAATTATAGGGTTTATGGTGTTAAGGGATTGAGAGTGATCGATGGGTCAACCTTCCTGGACTCACCAGGCACAAACCCAATGGCCACTGTGCTGATGCTTGGAAGATACCAAGGGCTCAAAATtcttgaagaaagaaaaaatgcttAA
- the LOC133709575 gene encoding (R)-mandelonitrile lyase-like isoform X2 — protein sequence MVMGFSLHLLLLFVHLATCSSGQTFPYMTSNVEEVSGRSFDYIVVGGGAAGCPLAATLSEKFSVLLVERGGSPYGDPYILELKYYGYPFLVSDEYTSAAQRFVSTDGVPNFRGRVLGGSAAINGGYYGRASKDFVKKVGWDNEEVRDAYEWVESRIISKPDHLTPWSHATAFSFVEAGILPYNGFSLEHIQGTKIGATSFDNKGRRHLPADLLPAGNPSKITVLLNATVDKVIFQRTRTRDEKIARGIRFIKSDGSSNQTYEAYLNQPDNSGSWGDVILSAGALGSPQILLLSGIGPQQHLKNFGIPLVLNLKGVGEGMQDNAAIELFVNYNPQNPTPEHSKAAGIADDFKIITEAGIVPISLNGTTVSYFIGKIAFPESVGKLELNSTDPRANPSVTFNYLSTEKDLAECVKMTQLLELALRSKSIASFVGSNEYRNKPMPTEDELQELCKTTVGTFYHYHGGCTVGSVVDKNYRVYGVKGLRVIDGSTFLDSPGTNPMATVLMLGRYQGLKILEERKNA from the exons ATGGTGATGGGGTTTTCATTGCATCTGTTGCTTCTATTTGTTCACTTGGCTACATGTTCTTCGGGGCAAACATTCCCCTATATGACTTCAAATGTCGAAGAAGTATCCGGTAGGTCCTTCGACTACATTGTGGTCGGCGGAGGCGCTGCCGGCTGCCCCCTAGCTGCAACTTTGTCTGAGAAATTCTCAGTGCTGTTGGTGGAACGAGGTGGCTCGCCTTACGGAGACCCCTACATCTTAGAGTTGAAGTACTACGGATACCCATTTCTCGTAAGTGATGAATATACATCAGCTGCACAAAGGTTTGTCTCCACAGATGGTGTCCCCAATTTCAGAGGAAGAGTGCTAGGAGGATCAGCTGCTATCAATGGTGGGTATTACGGCAGAGCAAGTAAGGATTTTGTCAAAAAGGTTGGTTGGGATAATGAGGAAGTAAGGGATGCTTATGAATGGGTGGAATCTAGAATCATCTCTAAACCTGATCATTTGACTCCATGGTCGCATGCTACTGCGTTCAGCTTTGTTGAAGCTGGAATTCTCCCCTATAATGGTTTCAGTTTGGAGCATATTCAGGGAACAAAAATTGGTGCTACTTCGTTCGATAACAAGGGAAGAAGACACTTACCAGCTGATCTTCTACCGGCAGGAAATCCAAGCAAGATCACAGTTCTCTTGAATGCAACTGTAGACAAAGTTATCTTTCAAAGAACTC GTACCAGAGATGAGAAGATAGCTCGAGGTATAAGATTCATCAAGAGCGATGGCAGCTCAAACCAGACTTATGAAGCTTACCTCAACCAGCCAGACAACTCGGGTTCATGGGGTGATGTGATACTATCAGCAGGAGCTTTAGGCAGCCCTCAGATTTTGTTGTTAAGTGGCATTGGCCCTCAACAACACCTAAAAAACTTTGGAATCCCGCTCGTACTCAACTTGAAGGGAGTAGGAGAAGGAATGCAAGACAATGCTGCTATTGAACTCTTCGTCAACTACAACCCACAAAATCCAACACCAGAACATTCCAAAGCTGCTGGTATAGCAGATGACTTCAAAATCATAACCGAGGCAGGAATCGTACCTATTAGCTTGAATGGAACAACTGTCAGCTATTTCATTGGCAAAATTGCCTTCCCAGAATCCGTAGGGAAGCTTGAACTCAACAGCACTGACCCAAGAGCAAACCCATCAGTGACATTCAACTACCTATCAACCGAGAAAGACTTGGCAGAATGTGTGAAGATGACCCAGCTGCTTGAGCTAGCTTTAAGGTCCAAATCAATTGCTTCCTTCGTGGGTTCGAATGAATACCGAAACAAGCCGATGCCTACTGAAGACGAGCTCCAGGAACTCTGCAAGACGACTGTCGGTACCTTCTACCACTACCATGGTGGTTGCACTGTGGGGTCAGTGGTCGACAAGAATTATAGGGTTTATGGTGTTAAGGGATTGAGAGTGATCGATGGGTCAACCTTCCTGGACTCACCAGGCACAAACCCAATGGCCACTGTGCTGATGCTTGGAAGATACCAAGGGCTCAAAATtcttgaagaaagaaaaaatgcttAA